The Canis aureus isolate CA01 chromosome 24, VMU_Caureus_v.1.0, whole genome shotgun sequence genome includes a window with the following:
- the HPGD gene encoding 15-hydroxyprostaglandin dehydrogenase [NAD(+)] translates to MHVNGKVALVTGAAQGIGRASAEALLHKGAKVALVDWNLEAGVKCKAALDEQFEPQKTLFIQCDVADQGQLRDTFRKVVDHFGRLDILVNNAGVNNEKNWEKTVQINLVSVISGTYLGLDYMSKQNGGEGGIIINMSSLAGLMPVAQQPVYCASKHGIIGFTRSAAMAANLMNSGVRLNAICPGFVNTPILESIEKEENMGQYIEYKDHIKDMMKFYGILDPSMIASGLITLIEDDALNGAIMKITTSKGIHFQDYETTPFHAKTQ, encoded by the exons ATGCACGTGAACGGCAAAGTGGCGCTGGTGACCGGCGCGGCGCAGGGCATCGGCAGAGCCTCGGCGGAGGCGCTGCTGCACAAGGGCGCCAAG GTAGCGCTGGTCGATTGGAATCTCGAAGCAGGTGTAAAGTGTAAAGCTGCCCTGGATGAGCAGTTTGAACCTCAGAAGACTCTGTTCATCCAGTGCGATGTGGCTGACCAGGGACAACTGAGAG atactTTTAGAAAAGTTGTGGACCACTTTGGAAGATTGGACATTTTGGTCAATAATGCTGGTGTCAATAATgagaaaaactgggaaaaaactGTGCAAATTAATTTG GTATCTGTTATCAGTGGGACCTACCTTGGCTTGGATTACATGAGTAAGCAAAACGGAGGAGAAGGTGGCATCATTATAAACATGTCATCTTTAGCAG ggcTCATGCCTGTGGCACAACAGCCTGTGTATTGTGCTTCAAAGCATGGCATAATTGGATTCACACGTTCAGCAGCG ATGGCAGCGAATCTCATGAACAGTGGTGTTAGACTGAATGCCATTTGCCCAGGCTTTGTTAATACACCCATCCTTGAATccattgagaaagaagaaaacatgggacAATACATAGAATATAAGGATCATATCAAGGATATGATGAAGTTCTATGGAATTTTGGA CCCATCAATGATTGCCAGTGGGTTAATAACACTCATTGAAGATGATGCTTTGAATGGCGCTATTATGAAGATCACAACTTCTAAGGGAATTCATTTTCAAGACTATGAAACAACTCCATTTCATGCAAAAACTCAGTGA